DNA sequence from the Mesotoga sp. UBA6090 genome:
GCCGCATATGTCGACTGAAGCGTCAATTATCGAGTGATATATTGTGTCTTCCTCATTTGATTTCTCCATCTTCAGGGCAATATAGTGGAGTTTGGATACTCTTTCTTTTGTCTTTTCCAGTTCCTCTTTCGCGAGTTTTTCATCGGTTATGTCTCTGATCGCTCCGCAAATGCTCCTGATGCCGGAAGCTCCGTCTGAGTAACTTGGTCTCGAAAACTCGCTTACCCATCTCAAGGCGCCGTCTTTCCGGATGATTCGGTATTCCAGTTGCTGCTGATTGCCGGACCTCACGCTTTCCAGATGTCTCCTGTAGGAATCGAGATCCTCGGGATGGACTATCGACTCCCAGTCAAACTTCTGAAGTTTCGGTTCATCGATACTGTATCCGCTGATCCTTTCGTAGGAGTCGCTTCTCCAGACTTCTGGATCGCCCCCATTGTCTGAGTATTCAACCTCATAGTAGTAATCGGATATTGTTTTGGACATCGATTTATACCTCTTTATGGAAAGCAAAAGCTGAGCTTCAACCAATTTCTCTTCCTCAAGCCTTTCACTCAATGAAGCAGTTTTCTCCCTGACCTGTCTTTTCAAAGCTCTGTTCCATAAATACACACCGCCAAGCACCAGAAGAACAATTATTCCCACCGGAAGAAAAAAGAGCAAAAAACTCGACCAGAAACCGCTTGTGTCAGTACCGTCAATACCTCCAACCCACTTGTTGTAGATTCGTCTGTATTCCCCATTAGAAGAGATTGTTGAGAGTCCCTCATTCAGTAAAGAGAGCAACTCTCGATCTCCCTCACTCACAGTGAAAAAGTATTCAAGCCGAATAAAGGGATTGTTGGACATCACAACATCCTCAAAAGAGAGTTCTTCAAGCAGAACGAGTCCCTGTAAGGTACCGAGCAATATGGCATCAACCTGCTCTTCATTAAGCATCCTGAGAGCGATCTCCGGATACTCAACTCTCATGATTTCACTCCCGACGAGCTCGTTGGTGACAATCTCGTCCGTAAGATCGCCTTTCTGTACGGCTATTCTCGACTCTCTCAAATCATTCAACGAGGAAAACTTGCCGGCAAGTTTGTTGGAGAAGATGGAACCATGAAGGACTATATGTGGATTGGAAAAGTCCACGAGCGAATCTCTTCCTTCTGAGTAGTACATAGCGAGCAAACCGTCAATTTGACCGCTCTCAAGTGCGGACCGCGCGTTCGTCCAGGTACGCAGTTCTATCTCTATTTCGAAATCGAGAGCTTTGGAAATCGCCCTGAGGATATCAACATTGAATCCTACTGGAATTCCTCGTTCATTCTCATATTCAAACGGCGGATAGTCAATGTCACCGCCTAATCTGTACTCTGCTTCAGCAAAAACGACCAGAAAAACTGAGATGAAGAAAGCAGCTGATAATGCTTTTCTCATAACACTCTCCCAGAAGAAGATAGTCTTCCTCAGAACCAACTATAACATTATATGAAAGAATAATTGAATATCTTCGGGAGAGGTTTCGGCAAACAGTCGATCGGTGCCCACCTTTTATTACTCAAGTATTCTGTGTAATAATGGAGAGAGGTGATTGTTTTGAGTAGAACTCGTGGAACCGTCGATATTGGTTTAATCACAGGAGTACTTGCGATAGCGGCACTGGGAATTCTTGCCTACCTCTTTCCTACGACGAAAATTCCCGACCCTGGTGGAGAGTACGAAGTGGGACTCCAGGTCATCGAACTAAATGATGAGACGAGGTTTGACCCCTTTTCCGATGCCGAGATGACCAGACGGCTGGTGATAGA
Encoded proteins:
- a CDS encoding HD domain-containing phosphohydrolase, which produces MRKALSAAFFISVFLVVFAEAEYRLGGDIDYPPFEYENERGIPVGFNVDILRAISKALDFEIEIELRTWTNARSALESGQIDGLLAMYYSEGRDSLVDFSNPHIVLHGSIFSNKLAGKFSSLNDLRESRIAVQKGDLTDEIVTNELVGSEIMRVEYPEIALRMLNEEQVDAILLGTLQGLVLLEELSFEDVVMSNNPFIRLEYFFTVSEGDRELLSLLNEGLSTISSNGEYRRIYNKWVGGIDGTDTSGFWSSFLLFFLPVGIIVLLVLGGVYLWNRALKRQVREKTASLSERLEEEKLVEAQLLLSIKRYKSMSKTISDYYYEVEYSDNGGDPEVWRSDSYERISGYSIDEPKLQKFDWESIVHPEDLDSYRRHLESVRSGNQQQLEYRIIRKDGALRWVSEFSRPSYSDGASGIRSICGAIRDITDEKLAKEELEKTKERVSKLHYIALKMEKSNEEDTIYHSIIDASVDICGMDKFGLYLFYNQELVTLETKGEISTLQGYLFRSGVLRDSIESGSSTFIDAASLREVVPDCSESISIVPMKSIGAFVSYHESPMKQEEVKLVETLMAHAVEAIIRIRSDREIHYVTFHDPLTSLYNRSFFEEEVERLNVRRQMPMSIVMGDVNGLKIVNDAFGHLEGDRLLKAVAECLKSSLRSDDIIARWGGDEFIMLLPQTNTQSAESLVSRIKKALTQITGFDLPISVSFGIGTKSDVDQDFRETLVSAEEKMYRDKLLNNISMRSRTVEVLEKSLLNKSYETEEHTEKIKSLSRDFGKFIGLSEAKLDNLLLLGALHDIGKIAVPEEILTKAGSLTSEEWKKIKSHPEAGFRIALSSPELVGIADEILSHHEWWDGSGYPRGLVGESIPLLARIMSIIDAYDVMTSGRPYKHPVSCEEAIEELRRCSGKQFDPELVDSFVSFLSV